One window from the genome of Verrucomicrobiia bacterium encodes:
- a CDS encoding glycosyltransferase family 39 protein — protein MTRVPHEIPREPSPDSWATGLESRRDWVPWIVFLLGLLSLFPSIGSETSVTGSDEYTLSLRTPMEMQERGDWLTPWVNGEPRLRKPPLLYWLTLVNYQLFGVHLIAARIWGVIAGAGLALGACLLSRELHRSTGLLAGLFTLGCLGVAAQGRQAMLDLPLATLVSFALWFLVRWVRTQRLPDALAAAGSLGLSFLMKGPVGLFFFAAGVVAAAITLPLGPALRRHPFHWLIAMGVLAGVVVPWPLAMHRIWGDRFVSILGEELAARGFGSWHGRSPLSALGGALGLIAPWTPAVIGAVVHWGRTPADGRRPEDRWLVLAFLLSVVPFFFMRAFERYMLAVVPIQAVMAAGWLAAGGPWRVAALRLSAGVIAVLTMFVGLGSLWFRLGWVAPAAVLMGSIWLLLEAFRHARPVRVALLVVALLTLCLGALYPRLGLNHLPRDIETTIGGRPVYAFERNLPAMLSPRLGRSIQRWTPETRPPQTPFLVFVEADLADGFAGAVRTTGGAFREVTRFRTLYSRKAWVRFARPGTTAADWIEAFRARSLDGLRTEFLVLEVSAPATPMP, from the coding sequence ATGACCCGAGTTCCCCACGAGATCCCGCGGGAACCATCGCCGGATTCCTGGGCCACCGGTCTGGAATCCCGGCGCGACTGGGTGCCGTGGATCGTGTTCCTCCTGGGTCTTCTGTCGCTGTTTCCCTCGATCGGGTCGGAGACCAGCGTCACCGGCTCCGACGAGTACACCCTCTCGCTGCGGACGCCCATGGAGATGCAGGAGCGCGGGGACTGGCTGACGCCCTGGGTCAACGGGGAGCCGCGGCTGCGCAAGCCTCCCCTGCTCTATTGGCTCACCCTGGTGAACTACCAGCTGTTCGGCGTGCACCTGATCGCGGCCCGGATCTGGGGGGTGATTGCCGGAGCCGGACTCGCCCTCGGGGCATGTCTCCTCTCAAGGGAGCTCCACCGTTCCACGGGCCTCCTCGCCGGATTGTTCACGCTGGGATGCCTCGGGGTGGCCGCCCAAGGCCGCCAGGCCATGCTGGATCTGCCCCTCGCCACGCTGGTGTCGTTCGCGCTCTGGTTTCTGGTGCGCTGGGTACGGACACAGCGTCTCCCGGACGCACTGGCGGCGGCCGGTTCCCTGGGTTTGTCGTTCCTGATGAAGGGCCCGGTCGGCCTCTTCTTTTTTGCCGCCGGCGTGGTGGCGGCGGCAATCACCCTGCCCCTGGGCCCGGCCCTGCGGCGGCATCCGTTCCACTGGCTCATCGCGATGGGGGTGCTCGCCGGCGTCGTCGTGCCCTGGCCGCTGGCCATGCACCGGATCTGGGGGGACCGGTTTGTGAGCATCCTCGGCGAGGAGCTGGCAGCCCGTGGATTCGGGAGCTGGCATGGGCGGTCGCCGTTGTCGGCCCTTGGGGGGGCCCTGGGACTGATCGCACCGTGGACTCCCGCCGTGATTGGCGCGGTCGTGCACTGGGGCCGGACACCGGCGGACGGACGGCGTCCGGAGGACCGCTGGCTGGTGCTGGCCTTCCTGCTTTCGGTGGTGCCGTTCTTCTTCATGCGGGCCTTCGAGCGGTACATGCTGGCCGTGGTGCCCATTCAGGCGGTGATGGCCGCCGGCTGGCTGGCGGCGGGCGGCCCCTGGAGGGTCGCCGCACTCCGCCTCTCGGCGGGCGTGATCGCCGTGCTGACGATGTTCGTGGGGCTCGGATCGCTGTGGTTCCGTCTCGGCTGGGTGGCTCCGGCGGCGGTCCTCATGGGCTCCATCTGGCTGCTCCTTGAGGCCTTCCGGCACGCGCGTCCCGTCCGGGTCGCCCTGCTGGTTGTCGCGCTGCTCACGCTTTGCCTCGGCGCCCTGTATCCCCGGCTCGGTCTGAATCACCTGCCTCGCGACATCGAGACGACTATCGGAGGCCGCCCGGTGTATGCCTTTGAACGAAACCTGCCCGCAATGCTGTCCCCGCGGCTCGGCCGAAGCATCCAGCGCTGGACCCCTGAGACGCGACCGCCCCAGACGCCGTTCCTCGTGTTTGTGGAGGCGGACCTCGCCGATGGGTTCGCCGGTGCCGTGCGGACAACCGGCGGGGCGTTCCGTGAGGTGACCCGCTTTCGCACCCTTTATTCCCGAAAGGCGTGGGTGCGATTTGCAAGACCCGGAACCACGGCGGCGGACTGGATCGAGGCCTTCAGGGCCCGTTCGTTGGATGGCCTCCGGACCGAGTTCCTCGTCCTTGAAGTGTCGGCACCCGCCACACCCATGCCATGA
- a CDS encoding substrate-binding domain-containing protein — protein sequence MNPRNRCLPGLAAMMAALLGLLAGCGGPSGPSPDPAASGSAGRRMTIALLPKSKGNAYFVSCKQGAEQAARDLGVELIFDGPVNPDPAKQNEIVENWITLGVDVIAAACENRDGISTALRKAREKGIRVVTFDSDALPDARDFFVNQATPEGIGNALMDEAARLTGGEGEFAIITASLTAQNMIEWQRFIEARRAAKYPGMTMVALRPCDDLKDRAQAEATTLLGAHPNLKLLMAICSPAVPGAAEAVKQAGKRGRVKVIGLGLPNENRRYVKDGTTDTVILWKTTDLGYLTVLAAHALARGDLKPGDTSFDGGRLGRFEVVGDNILLGEPFKFTRENIDAYDF from the coding sequence ATGAATCCACGAAACCGATGCCTTCCCGGCCTGGCGGCGATGATGGCGGCCCTGCTCGGACTTCTCGCCGGCTGTGGCGGACCGTCCGGGCCTTCCCCGGATCCCGCGGCCTCAGGATCCGCCGGTCGCCGGATGACGATTGCCCTCCTGCCCAAGTCGAAGGGCAACGCGTACTTTGTTTCCTGCAAACAGGGTGCGGAGCAGGCGGCCAGGGACCTCGGGGTCGAACTGATCTTCGACGGCCCGGTGAATCCCGATCCGGCCAAGCAGAACGAAATCGTGGAGAACTGGATCACCCTGGGCGTGGACGTCATCGCCGCGGCCTGCGAAAACCGCGACGGGATTTCCACGGCATTACGGAAGGCCCGTGAAAAGGGCATCCGGGTCGTCACGTTCGACTCCGATGCCCTGCCCGACGCCCGAGATTTCTTCGTCAACCAGGCCACACCGGAGGGGATCGGCAACGCGCTGATGGACGAGGCCGCGCGCCTGACCGGGGGGGAGGGGGAGTTCGCCATCATCACGGCATCGCTGACCGCCCAGAACATGATCGAATGGCAGCGATTCATCGAGGCGCGCCGGGCCGCGAAATACCCGGGCATGACGATGGTGGCCCTGCGTCCCTGTGACGACCTCAAGGACCGCGCCCAGGCCGAGGCCACCACCCTGCTCGGTGCACACCCGAACCTGAAACTCCTCATGGCCATCTGCTCACCCGCAGTGCCGGGGGCCGCGGAGGCGGTCAAACAGGCGGGCAAGCGCGGGCGCGTGAAAGTGATCGGCCTGGGACTGCCCAATGAGAACCGCCGCTACGTCAAGGACGGCACCACGGACACCGTGATCCTCTGGAAGACCACGGACCTTGGATACCTGACGGTCCTTGCCGCCCATGCACTCGCGCGCGGCGACCTGAAGCCGGGCGACACCTCGTTCGATGGGGGACGCCTCGGACGCTTCGAGGTCGTCGGCGACAACATCCTCCTCGGGGAACCCTTCAAGTTTACCCGGGAGAACATTGATGCATATGATTTTTGA